The following coding sequences lie in one Hyalangium ruber genomic window:
- a CDS encoding OmpA family protein, translating into MRTSRLLPLMLLALSVSACAAKSVATVSSNDGVSTGVTPPRAEPVKPPSAPKQVAELPSLDFGPIYYELDSATLLPESRQMLDGVAEALRRRPEVQVTITGHTCELGTTEYNMALGQRRAAVARDYLKKLGVEASHIAVVSYGEERPAVAGSGERAWAKNRRSEFAVSVAQARVDGR; encoded by the coding sequence ATGCGAACCTCCCGTCTCCTCCCCCTGATGCTGCTCGCGCTGAGCGTGAGCGCGTGCGCCGCGAAGTCCGTGGCCACGGTCTCCTCCAACGATGGCGTCTCCACGGGCGTCACGCCGCCGCGCGCCGAGCCGGTGAAGCCACCGTCGGCTCCAAAGCAGGTGGCCGAGCTGCCGTCGCTGGACTTCGGGCCCATCTACTACGAGCTGGACTCCGCCACGCTCCTGCCCGAGTCGCGGCAGATGCTCGACGGGGTGGCCGAGGCGCTGCGGAGGCGTCCCGAGGTGCAGGTGACGATCACCGGTCACACCTGCGAGCTGGGCACGACGGAGTACAACATGGCCCTTGGGCAGCGCCGGGCGGCGGTGGCGCGTGACTACCTCAAGAAGCTCGGCGTGGAGGCGTCGCACATCGCCGTGGTGTCCTACGGCGAGGAGCGCCCGGCGGTAGCGGGCAGTGGCGAGAGGGCCTGGGCGAAGAACCGCCGCAGCGAGTTCGCCGTCTCGGTGGCGCAGGCGCGAGTGGATGGCAGGTAG
- a CDS encoding DNA-binding response regulator has protein sequence MEARSTACVWLLGANDSLSALLRDVFAEDGLALHTGEAGAPRADLVLVHIQRGESVLGALQSARDGTYPAPVFVLVPFADERLIQLALRLGARGCFALGQPLDELRRMVCAVIERQGNGLAGQGPAFRKVR, from the coding sequence GTGGAGGCCCGCTCCACCGCCTGCGTGTGGCTCCTGGGCGCTAACGACTCGCTCTCGGCGCTCCTGCGCGATGTGTTCGCCGAGGATGGCCTTGCCCTGCACACGGGAGAGGCGGGCGCCCCGCGTGCCGATCTGGTGCTCGTCCACATCCAGCGTGGAGAGAGCGTCCTGGGGGCGCTGCAGAGCGCCCGAGATGGCACCTACCCGGCGCCGGTCTTCGTCCTGGTGCCCTTCGCCGACGAGCGGCTGATTCAACTCGCGCTCCGGCTGGGAGCTCGCGGCTGCTTCGCCCTGGGCCAACCCCTGGATGAACTGCGCCGCATGGTGTGCGCCGTAATCGAGCGTCAGGGAAACGGCCTTGCCGGCCAGGGTCCCGCCTTCAGGAAGGTACGATGA
- a CDS encoding DUF6232 family protein has protein sequence MMDFAVASLTAPSGTQETTLFQMKGVLVTSQRLVTDGRTWLLGDVERVEAVHRAPRVLPLLCILSLGVVLGLPVLHAAMAAPGAQGKGVYEAALGLAGLAIFGSIAGLLLAEDTYWLVLWTRQQERRVFRSRDHRLVSRLAVLVTEAAVAARQRPGSVTPPGWR, from the coding sequence ATGATGGACTTCGCCGTCGCTTCGCTGACAGCGCCCTCAGGGACGCAGGAAACGACGCTCTTCCAGATGAAGGGCGTGCTCGTCACCAGCCAACGGCTGGTCACGGACGGGCGGACCTGGCTGCTCGGTGACGTGGAGCGGGTGGAGGCGGTCCACCGGGCGCCGCGGGTGCTGCCGTTGCTCTGCATCCTGTCGCTGGGCGTGGTGCTGGGGCTGCCGGTGCTGCACGCGGCCATGGCGGCGCCGGGCGCACAGGGCAAGGGAGTGTACGAGGCAGCCCTTGGGTTGGCGGGGCTGGCCATCTTCGGCTCGATCGCGGGCCTGCTCTTGGCCGAGGACACGTACTGGCTCGTGCTGTGGACGCGGCAGCAGGAGCGGCGCGTGTTCCGCAGCCGGGATCACCGCCTCGTCTCCCGCCTGGCGGTCCTGGTGACCGAAGCAGCGGTGGCGGCGAGGCAGCGGCCCGGGAGTGTCACACCCCCTGGGTGGCGATGA
- a CDS encoding phosphotransferase family protein has translation MESKSPEETAPPRAGEELDAGKLLEWMARQSPEFTGPLHITQFPGGASNLTYLVRQGEREWVLRRPPFGTKAKSAHDMGREVRVLSALHRVFPYAPKPVLFCEDESVMGCPFYVMERLQGVILRKDLPPGFSLSPEDARTLCENLLDVQVALHRVDVQAAGLADFGKPEGYVRRQVDGWSERYRKARTQDVPDAEPLMKWLAEHLPPESGRAALIHNDYKFDNVVLDPKNPLRIIGVLDWEMATLGDPLMDLGCSLAYWVQADDPPDFQMARQLPTHLPGMMTRRELVARYAEKSGLPINDFHFYYVFGLFRLAVIAQQIYYRYALGQTTNKRFAQFGQFVTVLCRHAERVIATQGV, from the coding sequence ATGGAATCCAAGTCCCCCGAGGAGACCGCCCCACCGCGCGCCGGCGAGGAGCTGGACGCCGGCAAGCTGCTGGAGTGGATGGCCCGCCAGAGCCCCGAGTTCACCGGCCCGCTGCACATCACCCAGTTCCCCGGCGGCGCCTCCAACCTCACCTATCTCGTCCGCCAGGGCGAGCGCGAGTGGGTGCTCCGCCGCCCTCCTTTCGGCACCAAGGCGAAGAGCGCGCATGACATGGGCCGAGAGGTCCGCGTGCTGTCCGCCCTGCACCGTGTGTTCCCCTACGCTCCCAAGCCCGTCCTCTTCTGCGAGGACGAGAGCGTGATGGGCTGCCCCTTCTATGTGATGGAGCGGCTCCAGGGCGTCATCCTCCGCAAGGACCTTCCCCCGGGCTTCTCCTTGAGCCCCGAGGACGCGCGCACCCTCTGCGAGAACCTGCTCGACGTGCAGGTGGCCTTGCACCGCGTGGACGTTCAGGCCGCGGGGCTCGCCGACTTTGGCAAGCCCGAGGGCTATGTGCGCCGCCAGGTGGACGGCTGGAGCGAGCGCTACCGAAAGGCCCGCACGCAGGACGTGCCCGACGCCGAGCCGCTCATGAAGTGGCTCGCCGAGCACCTCCCTCCCGAGAGCGGACGCGCCGCCCTCATCCACAACGACTACAAGTTCGACAACGTCGTGCTCGACCCGAAGAACCCGCTGCGCATCATCGGCGTGCTCGACTGGGAGATGGCCACCCTGGGCGATCCCTTGATGGACCTCGGCTGTTCCCTGGCCTACTGGGTCCAGGCGGATGATCCGCCTGACTTCCAGATGGCCCGTCAGCTCCCCACGCACCTGCCGGGCATGATGACCCGCCGCGAGCTCGTCGCCCGCTACGCGGAGAAGTCGGGCCTGCCCATCAACGACTTCCACTTCTATTACGTGTTCGGCCTGTTCCGGCTCGCTGTCATCGCCCAGCAGATCTACTACCGCTACGCCCTGGGGCAGACGACCAACAAGCGCTTCGCCCAGTTCGGTCAATTCGTCACCGTGCTGTGCCGCCACGCCGAGCGCGTCATCGCCACCCAGGGGGTGTGA
- a CDS encoding histidine phosphatase family protein — protein MTRLYLVRHGQASFGASRYDQLSALGERQALLLGQHLQRIAFRADAWLSGTLDRQRATLAAMVRGLASAPTPDAHPAFNEYDHEAILGAYLPRVMQDMGLSPDDRLTLFSDTRQFQDAFAQVMHHWVGGSPHERAPFETWEAFHTRIREALEKLARSGPERIVIVTSGGPISLAVQAALGLTPEKTFSLNWAIYNASVTELRIRRGALMLSSFNNVAHLELVGDAGLLTYR, from the coding sequence ATGACCCGCCTCTACCTCGTCCGCCACGGCCAGGCCTCCTTCGGCGCCAGCCGCTATGACCAACTCTCGGCCCTCGGCGAGCGGCAGGCACTCCTGCTGGGCCAGCACCTCCAGCGCATCGCCTTCCGCGCCGATGCCTGGCTCAGCGGCACTCTCGACCGGCAACGTGCCACCCTCGCCGCCATGGTCCGGGGACTGGCGTCCGCTCCCACCCCGGACGCCCATCCCGCCTTCAATGAGTACGACCACGAGGCCATCCTCGGCGCCTACCTGCCTCGCGTCATGCAGGACATGGGGCTCTCTCCGGATGACCGGCTCACCCTCTTCTCCGACACCCGCCAGTTCCAGGACGCCTTCGCTCAGGTCATGCACCACTGGGTGGGCGGCTCGCCCCACGAGCGCGCTCCCTTCGAGACGTGGGAGGCCTTCCATACGCGCATCCGCGAAGCCCTGGAGAAGCTCGCCCGCTCCGGTCCCGAGCGCATCGTCATCGTCACCTCCGGTGGCCCCATCTCCCTCGCCGTCCAGGCCGCCCTGGGCCTGACTCCCGAGAAGACCTTCTCCCTCAACTGGGCCATCTACAACGCCTCCGTCACCGAGCTGCGGATCCGCCGCGGCGCGCTGATGCTCTCCAGCTTCAACAACGTCGCCCACCTGGAGCTCGTCGGTGACGCGGGCCTCCTCACCTACCGCTGA
- a CDS encoding glycoside hydrolase family 30 protein translates to MNGLLTAVLLAGTTASAGPTVQVVWTSEKNPGDGAWFNGPIAFSHALSQQASGTFTNPTSTSATTITVDPSVQYQTILGIGTSMEESTVFNLARMSATKRTEVLRKLLDPSTGAGMNFLRITLGASDFTGRTFYTYDDRPYGQTDPSLTYFSIQKDIDYNIISTLKQALAVNPNLKIFASPWSPPAWMKDNQSLIGGKLLTQHIPVLATYYRKAIQAYQAQGIPIYALTVQNEPLYTAPDYPSTSVTSDQERQLIIAVRNELNANGLGGVKIWAYDHNFDSAASYMAPIMSDATANAAVDGVAFHDYAGDPSAMTQLHNSYPNKNMLMTERSWWGTTGADRMAQYFRNWAVSYNAWVTMLDSTIKPEQWTGTPGPTMLIQNAYTYDTYWVLPELYLIAQYSKYVQPGAKRISSSYGSSGTVTNVSFLNPDNSVVSVIINQTASSQTFKLSSEGQELLATIPAKTVGTYKWTRQSTGTPTNLLANPSFEAGNASSWNSEWHNAALAYKVDTDYPYLGAYKLTLFEVGAYQQLLGQTKTVANGTYTASVYVRSGGGQNVLRLYAKNYGGAEKTAEIGSSVVTNYTKYTITGIQVTNGSIEIGVYTDANAYNWAAFDNFELVKN, encoded by the coding sequence TTGAACGGCCTGCTGACCGCGGTGTTGCTCGCGGGAACGACCGCTTCCGCGGGCCCCACGGTGCAGGTCGTCTGGACCTCCGAGAAGAACCCTGGCGATGGCGCCTGGTTCAACGGGCCGATCGCGTTTTCCCATGCGCTGAGCCAACAGGCCTCCGGCACCTTCACCAACCCCACCTCCACCTCGGCCACCACCATCACCGTGGACCCGTCGGTGCAATACCAGACCATCCTGGGCATCGGCACCTCGATGGAGGAGTCCACCGTCTTCAACCTCGCCCGCATGTCCGCGACGAAGCGGACCGAGGTCCTCAGGAAGCTGCTCGACCCCTCGACCGGCGCGGGCATGAACTTCCTGCGCATCACCCTGGGCGCCTCTGACTTCACCGGCCGGACCTTCTACACCTACGACGACCGCCCCTATGGGCAGACCGACCCCAGCCTCACCTACTTCTCCATCCAGAAGGACATCGATTACAACATCATCTCCACGCTCAAGCAGGCGCTGGCCGTCAATCCCAACCTGAAGATCTTCGCCAGCCCCTGGAGCCCTCCCGCCTGGATGAAGGACAACCAGAGCCTCATCGGCGGCAAGCTGCTCACCCAGCACATTCCCGTCCTCGCCACCTACTACCGCAAGGCCATTCAGGCTTATCAGGCGCAGGGCATTCCCATCTACGCGCTCACCGTGCAGAACGAGCCGCTGTACACCGCGCCCGATTACCCCAGCACCAGCGTCACCTCGGACCAAGAGCGCCAGCTCATCATCGCCGTGCGCAACGAGCTGAACGCCAATGGTCTGGGCGGCGTGAAGATCTGGGCCTACGACCACAACTTCGACTCGGCCGCTTCCTACATGGCTCCCATCATGAGTGACGCCACCGCCAACGCGGCGGTGGATGGCGTGGCCTTTCACGACTACGCCGGCGATCCGAGCGCCATGACTCAGCTGCACAACTCCTATCCCAACAAGAACATGCTGATGACCGAGCGCTCCTGGTGGGGCACCACCGGCGCCGACCGCATGGCCCAGTACTTCCGCAACTGGGCCGTCAGCTACAACGCCTGGGTGACGATGCTCGACAGCACCATCAAGCCCGAGCAGTGGACCGGCACTCCCGGCCCCACCATGCTCATCCAGAACGCCTATACCTATGACACGTACTGGGTGCTCCCTGAGCTGTACCTCATCGCCCAATACTCCAAGTACGTGCAGCCGGGCGCCAAGCGCATCTCCAGCTCCTATGGCTCGAGCGGCACCGTGACCAACGTGTCCTTCCTCAACCCGGACAACTCCGTTGTCTCCGTCATCATCAACCAGACGGCCTCGAGCCAGACGTTCAAGCTCTCCTCCGAGGGCCAGGAGCTCCTCGCCACGATCCCCGCCAAGACGGTGGGCACGTACAAGTGGACGCGTCAGAGCACCGGCACCCCGACCAACCTGCTCGCCAACCCAAGCTTCGAGGCCGGCAACGCTTCGAGCTGGAACAGCGAGTGGCACAACGCCGCGCTCGCCTACAAGGTGGACACCGACTACCCCTATCTCGGCGCCTACAAGCTCACCCTCTTCGAGGTGGGCGCCTATCAGCAGCTCCTTGGGCAGACCAAGACCGTGGCCAATGGGACGTACACCGCCAGCGTCTACGTGCGCTCCGGCGGCGGACAGAACGTCCTGCGCCTGTATGCCAAGAACTATGGCGGCGCGGAGAAGACCGCGGAGATTGGCTCCAGCGTCGTCACCAATTACACCAAGTACACCATCACCGGCATCCAGGTGACCAACGGATCCATCGAGATTGGCGTCTACACGGACGCCAACGCCTACAACTGGGCCGCGTTCGACAACTTCGAGCTCGTGAAGAACTAG